A window of the Trichoderma asperellum chromosome 6, complete sequence genome harbors these coding sequences:
- a CDS encoding uncharacterized protein (EggNog:ENOG41), with the protein MDRDRDGRSRRYDDGEVVRYGAGESWRPTPRERSPRRPRSPVRDRARSPPRTRSPRPRSPIIPGSDSYVPGRYPPRRRSRSINDRYRRDRSRDRESPRRRERSRSPMRRSPLPRRSPPRRESPARDNRYDRPRSPRRDWERDRPRDIDRDRDWDRERNRPREWERDIERRDDRRSRSPFARDRRRERTPLGKTTPIAVRGGIYRPRSRSPNRRDDRYHSYKRHSPMREPGPASALPSRPASERADSQSQSAKTRSPTTLEGSPPHRAATPAAAVKDIQRPIANETASGPSKSPPRGPAALRAPPSGPAAARATSTSATMPIPQTQRIPQTPNAMPPHRTDTTSPTNPPSGPRGYIPLNRGASFSSRGGRGGWNSVPSRHLSGPPPVSAATSGPSNIPTGPRATASNGAGAGIPPTQRPFNPPTGPSAQHGSGQRQSLAQSLLATMPPLFPVGKQIRL; encoded by the exons ATGGACCGCGACCGCGATGGCCGGAGCCGCAG GTATGACGACGGTGAAGTCGTTAGATATGGAGCCGGAGAGTCTTGGAGACCAACCCCGCGGGAACGATCGCCCAGAAGACCGAGGAGCCCAGTGAGAGATAGAGCAAGAAGCCCGCCGCGTACTAGAAGTCCTCGCCCTCGAAGCCCTATAATTCCAGGATCTGATAGCTATGTGCCTGGGAGATATCCGCCGCGTAGGCGCTCTCGGAGTATAAACGATCGATACCGGCGCGATCGATCCAGAGACCGCGAAAGCCCCCGAAGGCGCGAGAGAAGCCGATCTCCCATGAGAAGATCACCACTGCCCCGCCGGAGCCCACCTAGAAGAGAGTCGCCAGCAAGAGATAACAGATACGACCGACCACGATCTCCGCGCCGGGATTGGGAGCGTGATAGGCCCAGAGATATAGACCGTGATCGAGATTGGGACCGTGAAAGAAATCGACCTAGGGAATGGGAGCGAGATATCGAGAGGCGCGATGATAG GAGATCACGCTCTCCCTTCGCTCGAGATCGCCGTCGCGAGAGGACGCCGCTAGGGAAAACAACGCCTATTGCTGTCCGTGGTGGTATTTACAGGCCTCGTTCGAGGTCACCCAATCGACGAGATGACAGATATCATTCATATAAGCGACACTCGCCGATGCGAGAACCGGGGCCCGCGTCTGCACTACCATCTCGACCTGCATCAGAGAGAGCGGATTCTCAGTCACAGTCGGCCAAAACTCGTTCCCCCACCACATTGGAAGGCTCCCCTCCTCACCGTGCTGCGACACCGGCTGCAGCTGTCAAAGACATCCAGCGACCCATTGCAAACGAAACTGCCTCTGGCCCTTCAAAATCCCCGCCACGTGGCCCTGCAGCATTACGGGCACCACCCAGTggacctgctgctgctcgtgcAACTTCAACTTCAGCAACGATGCCTATTCCTCAGACGCAACGAATTCCCCAAACACCAAATGCGATGCCGCCTCACAGAACAGACACTACAAGTCCAACGAACCCGCCTTCAGGGCCCCGAGGCTACATCCCATTAAACAGGGGGGCTTCTTTCTCATCCCGTGGCGGGAGGGGAGGTTGGAATTCAGTACCATCTCGCCATTTATCTGGCCCACCACCAGTGTCAGCTGCGACAAGTGGTCCTTCTAATATTCCCACAGGCCCTCGAGCAACTGCTTCAAATGGGGCCGGCGCAGGGATACCTCCTACTCAACGACCTTTCAATCCACCCACGGGGCCCTCAGCTCAGCATGGCAGCGGGCAAAGACAGAGCCTTGCTCAAAGCTTGTTAGCGACGATGCCCCCCTTGTTCCCGGTGGGAAAACAGATCCGACTATGA
- a CDS encoding uncharacterized protein (EggNog:ENOG41), producing the protein MSSQQNKSVASSRFELLPALNLNFGSITDGTDIPPPPESPTEPTITPARTPKTSDESIGGKEATSTTVAAQNKVDTTIPEDAPPSPVISGQQGSAFQDNGRTFANVYRPQSQSGSSFADSEKKRASGWFKRLRTGENQSRRRSSLLTLDQPHISTTPKPNSDKPPPKIPKLVQLESDNGSFGSDLFDNIK; encoded by the exons ATGTCTTCTCAGCAGAACAAGAGCGTGGCTAGCTCGCGCTTTGAGCTACTGCCTGCCTTGAACCTGAATTTTGGCAGCATCACCGACGGCACCGATATTCCTCCACCGCCGGAGTCCCCGACTGAGCCGACGATTACGCCGGCGAGGACGCCCAAAACCAGTGATGAGAGCATCGGCGGCAAAGAGGCGACTTCAACAACAGTAGCGGCCCAAAACAAAGTTGACACGACGATTCCCGAAGACGCGCCGCCAAGTCCTGTCATCTCGGGTCAACAGG GAAGCGCCTTTCAAGATAACGGGCGCACCTTTGCCAATGTGTATCGCCCACAAAGCCAGAGCGGCTCCAGCTTCGCAGActcggagaagaagcgagcGAGCGGCTGGTTCAAGCGCCTAAGAACGGGAGAAAACCAGTCAAGGAGGCGCTCGAGTCTCTTAACCCTTGACCAGCCGCATATATCGACGACACCGAAGCCGAATTCCGATAAACCGCCTCCCAAGATTCCCAAGCTAGTACAGCTCGAGAGCGACAATGGCAGCTTTGGATCAGACTTATTTGATAacattaaataa
- a CDS encoding uncharacterized protein (BUSCO:EOG092D3NOC) produces the protein MAQFLPRRSFSVPSSIPKSYFLGHHHAAVSKLKTVLPRVSLVIECRDFRLPLSTHNPLLEKAVIGCPKIIVYTKHDLGSDSPGARQLLQRLHGRRALFWDKNHPAATASLLRRLKETAYEVDSITGLCALIVGMPNVGKSTLLNALRNSGTMGRKTKVAKTGDQAGVTRKIGTSVRVVEPEERGGVGAGVYVLDSPGVFMPYVEDGEAMMKISLVQGIKKGLIPDEILADYLLYKMNLWDPQIYNRYCEPTNDIQEFLSAVAKRDGKLKAGGVPDMEESAARVLSEWRKGKLGKYVLDDLSDEALRNHELMVTSPPLSLSQGKKVWKEQKKERNA, from the coding sequence ATGGCACAATTCCTCCCCCGCCGCTCATTTAGTGTCCCGTCATCAATTCCCAAGTCTTATTTCCTAGGCCATCACCACGCCGCTGTCAGTAAACTAAAGACGGTGCTCCCAAGAGTGTCACTGGTTATTGAATGCCGCGACTTCCGACTGCCGTTATCAACCCACAACCCTCTTCTTGAAAAAGCAGTGATTGGCTGTCCAAAGATTATCGTATATACGAAACATGATCTAGGTAGCGATAGTCCCGGCGCCCGGCAACTGCTGCAAAGGCTGCACGGCCGTCGCGCCTTGTTTTGGGATAAGAATCACcctgcagcaacagcatctctACTAAGGCGGCTGAAAGAGACTGCTTACGAGGTAGACTCAATAACTGGGCTATGTGCCCTGATAGTGGGCATGCCCAATGTGGGCAAGAGTACATTATTAAATGCCCTTAGAAACTCTGGGACGATGGggaggaaaacaaaagtaGCAAAGACAGGTGACCAAGCCGGCGTAACCCGTAAAATTGGAACGAGCGTCCGTGTGGTCGAGCcagaggagagagggggcGTCGGTGCTGGTGTATATGTACTCGACTCGCCAGGAGTTTTTATGCCGTATGTCGAAGATGGGGAGGCTATGATGAAGATTTCCCTCGTACAGGGTATCAAGAAGGGACTCATACCAGACGAGATACTGGCAGACTATCTCCTCTATAAGATGAATCTTTGGGATCCCCAAATCTATAATCGATACTGCGAACCGACAAACGATATTCAAGAGTTTCTCTCCGCTGTGGCAAAGCGCGACGGCAAGCTGAAAGCTGGCGGCGTCCCTGACATGGAGGAATCCGCGGCCAGGGTACTGTCTGAGTGGCGGAAAGGTAAACTGGGCAAATATGTCTTGGACGACCTTTCTGACGAGGCCCTTCGGAACCACGAATTGATGGTTACTAGCCCTCCATTAAGCCTGAGCCAAGGGAAGAAAGTAtggaaagaacaaaagaaagaaagaaacgcgTAA
- a CDS encoding uncharacterized protein (EggNog:ENOG41), with amino-acid sequence MAPPSPRRSSRARALASHPQQSLSSTNFSRLERHTRSLNRPQSDKSTPSASVSSDPLDDIDDTLLGRRRKRGHDDEQYKNLRNDAQDMSNELDPLQDEEDEAVRCICGCEDYPGRPPVDGSDANFLASIELTEDVTGFFVQCDICKVWQHGACVGIFSAESSPEEYFCEQCRKDLHKIHTANNGQKYSKYLPLSRPARTASRATSIAKDGARSPRLGSAKSARSQSTSQISKRRSTMNSRDAAYDDEQLRRAIEASKEEVAQDGTENMNRRTKRGRSNSEENNVIVKRQRTNSQSTTPPPKPMDTISQENTDDESGGRNGLKRPRTYKATERAEREEKDRMRQETISKRKGRADRRRTEDSDVSEEVNPSSSKAPNTSGAETSNFEDPTPAVPSPVPGTPPASHSSAANSNKRTSRSNHKKGKGKNQYTKDRTADIERSPARSVSRDTQRANNATTAAHSRHVGDHKSSSRTKLGMAGKMSMLDMKRRVAAIMDFISRTQVDLAAEAALDRSNNSTQSPHDPTKSPMDQDAKEQRDSPESKVFKELSCMEMMDVLTRDMVKWQNQYS; translated from the exons ATGGCACCACCCTCGCCACGACGATCTTCCAGAGCTCGCGCGTTGGCTTCCCATCCTCAACAGTCTCTCTCATCCACCAATTTCAGCCGCCTTGAACGACATACCAGATCCCTCAACCGGCCCCAATCGGACAAATCCACACCCAGCGCATCCGTATCATCCGATCCGCTTGACGATATAGACGATACCCTTCTTGGCCGAAGGCGGAAGCGCGGCCACGACGACGAACAGTACAAGAACTTGCGGAACGACGCCCAAGATATGTCTAACGAACTAGATCCTTTgcaagacgaggaggacgaggCAGTTCGGTGCATATGTGGCTGCGAAGATTACCCTGGCCGCCCTCCTGTCGACGGCTCAGATGCCAACTTCCTCGCTTCCATTGAACTCACAGAAGACGTCACGGGATTTTTTGTGCAGTGCGATATTTGCAAAGTATGGCAGCATGGAGCATGTGTCGGCATCTTTAGCGCCGAGAGTTCTCCCGAAGAATACTTTTGTGAACAATGTCGGAAAGATCTTCACAAAATTCACACAGCAAATAATGG ACAAAAATACTCCAAATACCTGCCTTTAAGTCGACCAGCCAGAACTGCATCTCGAGCTACTTCCATCGCAAAGGATGGAGCTCGATCGCCGAGGCTGGGCAGCGCTAAATCTGCTCGATCTCAATCTACGTCACAAATATCCAAACGACGATCCACGATGAATAGCCGCGATGCCGCGTATGACGATGAACAGTTACGTCGAGCAATCGAAGCTAGCAAGGAAGAGGTTGCCCAAGATGGGACAGAAAATATGAATAGGCGCACAAAACGGGGGCGCAGCAATAGTGAAGA GAACAACGTAATTGTTAAACGGCAGCGCACAAATTCGCAATCCACCACGCCGCCACCAAAACCAATGGACACTATCAGTCAAGAAAACACGGATGACGAGAGTGGCGGGCGCAATGGATTAAAACGACCCCGAACCTACAAAGCTACAGAgagagcagaaagagaggaaaaggatcGTATGCGGCAAGAAACCATAAGCAAACGAAAAGGGCGCGCAGATAGGCGGCGTACTGAAG ATTCCGATGTGTCAGAGGAAGTGAATCCGTCGTCTTCCAAGGCTCCCAATACCAGCGGTGCGGAAACGTCAAATTTCGAAGACCCTACGCCTGCTGTACCATCCCCCGTTCCGGGAACGCCCCCCGCATCGCATTCATCTGCCGCAAATTCTAACAAGCGAACGTCACGGAGCAATCacaaaaagggcaaagggaAAAACCAATATACGAAAGACCGAACTGCGGATATTGAACGGTCACCCGCAAGATCTGTATCACGAGACACCCAGCGAGCCAATAATGCGACAACTGCTGCACACTCTAGGCACGTGGGAGACCACAAGAGCAGTTCAAGAACAAAGCTAGGCATGGCGGGGAAGATGAGCATGCTGGATATGAAGCGACGGGTGGCCGCAATTATGGATTTCATATCAAGAACCCAGGTCGATTTGGCGGCCGAAGCAGCATTGGACCGCAGTAACAATTCAACTCAATCCCCGCATGATCCTACCAAATCGCCAATGGACCAAGATGCAAAGGAACAGCGTGACTCTCCTGAATCAAAGGTCTTCAAGGAATTGAGCTgcatggagatgatggacgTCCTTACGCGAGATATGGTTAAGTGGCAAAATCAATACTCATGA
- a CDS encoding uncharacterized protein (EggNog:ENOG41), with amino-acid sequence MFKLSRRRDHSLQPPLTKETADPDAAMAAASAYMRGSSTPAQSLSSAAAAAALRAQPAPLTNVAEAPSKRVQRRASSLSSPVGRDRGKKNKLSRTPSVSSMSERTFRSPSPGRTASNKKQDVPPVPSMPASKNITTPIKTQNFRTASQKSKGHQQGAWFGAAVAQHDQTLESISKLTPDLPESRSGSVSSSINFSYPRRMPSYDSNMPAEHELVYDPNSRRMVPKATATPANRQVEDAVQISSEKAKGAKPSKKTYTTQEPADEMMNLPPPNNIQAESPLLASDLSNDSGFFERKIPNDVSSPSRLVTAAVEKPSPKRENEDKATRDFQRPNDFQDEASEVLTSASVSPSLPKYDNLKVEIPFSYAGSSSETSVRSAHFASSADRLVVKHEPPPRSLSPRKSAMKSSISSRGSLSQHPHENLEYPGLGISHSSGEDAVTSQKKGARVSWNDNSTVMAIEPSKFEEADTTAASNIHSRQKAYNTVDGLKIANESPLQQDELMSPRPALPLFGSVRDKKGKEPEERQLVRPRERSLSPQSLPPSTSHSSSFTPKTENIPSAEPVKELSFNREQMPRNVANISKYREPLPAIMASTESLGHEGEDMDSSDDERFEDVLTGIDESTSQNPARDALPDLSSTANVSGNEASKASSTTVSGLPGNSNETPYSLPQMQQHGIIPMARSNSLPGSFPPDDIVPKLNTSDANGFVALMLTQASGSKTVKLTQSIDENKIEEESDKDSIYSDAYEDQPEDAGDGFMSIDAALANPPFSEPGIGDFNLTANHEQKVSDYDVGADDWERTKAYWKSLTSEERRRLEIEALQEADDDALHRSVVATGSAAVADDSGFLRAKQRKQSHQSQVERPVPADLVSPRAAQGHNDPSGQASFASVDAQTGHRSLQQPDATKTGNTATGRGLKKLAKLKRSLSSEPRHADDGRGPVARPSSLYNPIISSGSGPKYGSKNPQIATEYPADMKSTLRRRGSDSSESSFVRSRSTSDAQRGFRASMRSNVSEARLSMGGTRGGKRMTLRSLSPSASHAQRHSVVPTSYSETVTVHQGNRLFHQNAAAPHTNRSLSKRYEDSAYGDHMSDSSDDDLNTTPLTNRSLTGDEYEPTHSKLKHSFSHLYARNKTPDHNPHANAGFTSNSQKHNKLKRRDDQYYNEGDTHMRPSSQPIGAAAQEASPRRPGLISTLMRKKDHRETHETQHNTEDAAPTHSSGWPLQNRRAVPNELPMTSSTEDGGRRSAASGSIVKDGLTSDPRQQHELQGSSDAGNANILLSPEHKRKKFNSLRKIFKIND; translated from the exons ATGTTCAAGTTATCGCGACGACGCGATCATTCGCTTCAG CCACCTCTGACAAAAGAAACAGCCGATCCCGATGCTGCCATGGCCGCGGCCTCCGCCTACATGcgtggcagcagcactcCAGCCCAATCATTATcatcagcagccgccgcagcagccttaCGAGCGCAGCCAGCGCCACTCACAAATGTTGCGGAAGCCCCGTCCAAAAGGGTCCAGCGACGGGCTTCCTCGCTGTCGTCCCCTGTCGGTCGCGATCGaggcaaaaagaataagctgtCAAGAACGCCCAGCGTGAGCTCAATGAGCGAACGGACCTTTCGATCGCCATCACCGGGTCGTACGGCTTCTAATAAGAAGCAAGATGTGCCACCTGTCCCCAGCATGCCCGCTTCTAAAAACATTACGACCCCAATAAAAACCCAAAATTTCCGAACTGCAAGCCAGAAATCCAAAGGCCACCAACAAGGCGCTTGGTTTGGAGCCGCCGTAGCTCAACATGATCAAACGCTAGAATCGATATCAAAATTGACCCCTGATTTACCAGAATCTCGATCAGGGAGTGTTAGTTCATCGATCAACTTTTCATATCCCCGCCGAATGCCATCATATGATTCAAACATGCCAGCCGAACACGAACTCGTTTACGATCCGAATTCTAGAAGAATGGTTCCAAAGGCCACGGCTACACCAGCAAACCGTCAGGTTGAGGATGCTGTTCAAATATCATCCGAGAAAGCCAAAGGAGCAAAGCCAAGTAAAAAGACCTATACAACACAAGAGCCGGCGGATGAAATGATGAATCTACCGCCGCCTAATAATATCCAAGCGGAGTCTCCATTATTAGCCTCTGACCTGTCAAATGATTCTGGCTTCTTTGAGAGGAAAATTCCGAATGATGTCTCCAGTCCTAGCCGACTGGTAACTGCGGCGGTAGAAAAGCCTTctccaaagagagaaaatgaagacaAGGCTACCAGAGATTTTCAACGTCCAAATGATTTCCAGGACGAAGCATCTGAAGTTTTGACGTCGGCAAGTGTATCGCCTAGCTTACCCAAATACGACAATTTGAAGGTCGAAATACCTTTTTCATATGCTGGATCCAGTTCAGAGACATCCGTGCGTTCAGCACATTTTGCTTCATCGGCTGATCGTCTGGTTGTCAAACACGAGCCTCCACCGCGCTCTCTATCGCCTAGAAAATCTGCCATGAAATCGTCTATTTCGAGCAGAGGAAGTTTGTCCCAGCATCCTCATGAAAATCTGGAGTATCCCGGGCTTGGCATTTCTCATTCTAGCGGAGAGGATGCTGTGACAAGTCAGAAGAAGGGTGCTAGAGTAAGCTGGAACGATAACAGCACAGTTATGGCTATTGAACCGAGCAAATTCGAGGAAGCAGATACCACAGCAGCATCCAACATTCACTCAAGACAGAAGGCATACAACACTGTCGATGGGCTGAAAATAGCCAATGAATCTCCACTACAGCAGGATGAACTAATGTCCCCCCGACCGGCTCTTCCATTATTTGGAAGTGTGCGTGACAAAAAGGGGAAGGAACCTGAGGAACGACAGCTTGTTCGCCCGCGAGAACGATCCTTATCGCCTCAGTCACTACCACCATCCACTTCTCATTCATCATCTTTCACACCCAAAACTGAAAATATCCCATCGGCAGAGCCCGTTAAAGAGCTCAGCTTCAATCGGGAACAGATGCCAAGAAATGTAGCAAATATCTCGAAATATCGGGAGCCACTACCAGCTATCATGGCATCCACCGAAAGTCTTGGGCATGAAGGCGAAGACATGGACAGCTCGGATGATGAGCGGTTTGAAGACGTATTGACTGGCATAGACGAGTCAACGTCTCAAAACCCCGCTAGAGATGCATTACCAGATCTATCCTCGACCGCTAACGTTTCAGGTAATGAAGCTTCCAAGGCGAGCTCGACAACCGTCAGTGGATTACCAGGAAATTCCAACGAAACACCATATTCGCTACCGCAGATGCAACAGCATGGTATAATACCAATGGCTAGATCAAACTCTCTCCCAGGAAGTTTCCCACCTGATGACATTGTTCCCAAGTTGAACACGAGCGACGCAAATGGTTTTGTTGCGCTAATGTTGACACAGGCTTCAGGATCCAAGACCGTCAAACTAACCCAGTCGATTGATGAAAACAAGATTGAGGAGGAGTCAGATAAAGATAGCATCTACAGTGACGCCTACGAAGACCAGCCTGAGGATGCAGGTGACGGATTCATGTCGATTGACGCTGCATTGGCCAACCCGCCATTCTCTGAACCAGGCATTGGCGACTTCAACTTGACCGCAAATCACGAACAGAAAGTGTCGGATTATGACGTTGGTGCTGATGACTGGGAAAGAACCAAGGCATACTGGAAAAGCTTGACGTCTGAAGAGAGACGCCGGCTGGAAATAGAAGCTCTCCAGgaagcagatgatgatgctctcCACCGGAGTGTGGTAGCAACAGGCTCCGCGGCCGTAGCCGATGATTCGGGTTTTCTCAGGGCGAAGCAAAGGAAACAATCTCATCAGTCCCAAGTTGAACGCCCGGTACCAGCCGACTTAGTATCACCCAGAGCAGCTCAGGGCCACAATGATCCTAGTGGGCAAGCTAGTTTTGCCTCGGTAGATGCCCAGACAGGACATCGCTCGCTTCAACAGCCTGATGCTACGAAAACCGGTAATACGGCGACAGGGCGCGGCTTGAAAAAACTAGCAAAACTTAAGCGCTCTCTTAGCAGTGAGCCGAGACATGCAGATGATGGCCGAGGCCCAGTCGCTCGGCCTAGCTCCTTATATAACCCCATTATCTCAAGTGGCTCTGGCCCGAAGTACGGGTCGAAAAATCCTCAAATTGCTACAGAATATCCAGCAGACATGAAGTCTACTCTGAGACGGCGAGGATCCGATTCCAGCGAGAGCAGCTTCGTGCGTAGTAGATCGACTAGCGATGCGCAGCGTGGATTCAGGGCATCAATGAGAAGCAACGTCTCTGAGGCAAGGCTATCGATGGGCGGTACGAGAGGCGGGAAGAGGATGACGCTGCGCTCATTATCACCCTCGGCATCGCACGCACAGCGCCATTCAGTCGTACCTACGTCTTATTCTGAGACAGTGACCGTGCACCAAGGCAACCGTTTATTCCATCAAAACGCTGCCGCACCGCATACCAACCGGTCTCTATCGAAACGATATGAAGATTCAGCATATGGGGACCATATGTCAGATTCCAGCGATGATGATCTAAACACAACCCCATTAACTAACCGCTCGCTAACGGGTGACGAATACGAGCCCACTCATTCAAAGTTGAAGcattctttttctcatttgTACGCACGCAATAAAACTCCCGACCACAATCCCCACGCCAATGCAGGCTTTACATCCAATTCACAGAAACACAATAAGTTAAAGCGGAGAGATGATCAATATTACAACGAGGGTGATACACACATGCGCCCCAGTTCTCAGCCAATTGGTGCTGCAGCACAAGAAGCCTCGCCTCGCCGGCCAGGATTGATCTCCACGCTTATGCGGAAGAAGGACCACAGGGAGACACATGAAACACAACATAATACTGAAGACGCGGCGCCTACACACAGCAGCGGCTGGCCACTGCAGAACAGGAGAGCTGTGCCCAATGAACTCCCAATGACGTCATCAACTGAAGACGGGGGAAGAAGATCCGCAGCTAGCGGCTCTATCGTTAAGGATGGCCTGACGTCAGATCCCCGCCAACAGCATGAGCTTCAAGGGAGCTCAGATGCAGGCAACGCGAATATTTTGCTGTCGCCAGAGCACAAGCGAAAGAAATTCAATAGCCtgagaaaaatatttaagattaATGACTAG
- a CDS encoding uncharacterized protein (CAZy:GH13), protein MAAQPDEQTVPQDGTGVVKLDPWLAPFSDALKRRYSKAQDWIKVINDNEGGFDKFSKGTDIFGFNVDEKNNIIYREWAPNAEQAYLIGDFNGWNMTSHPMKKNEFGVFEIIVPAENGQKAIPHNSKIKISLVLPGGHRIDRLPAWIKYVTQDLSVSPVYDARFWNPEPAEKYSFKHPRPKRPQSIRVYEAHVGISSPEQRVTTYDEFTDNLLPRIKDLGYNAIQLMAIMEHAYYASFGYQVNSFFAASSRYGTPEGLKRLVDTAHKLGIVVLLDVVHSHASKNVLDGLNQFDGTDHQYFHSGGKGNHDLWDSRLFNYGHHEVMRFLLSNLRFWMDEYHFDGFRFDGVTSMLYLHHGIGTGFSGGYHEYFGPDVDEEAVVYLMVANEMLHSLYPECVTVAEDVSGMPALCLPLSLGGVGFDYRLAMAIPDMWIKILKERKDEQWDLANICFTLTNRRHGEKTIAYCESHDQALVGDKTLMMHLCDAQLYDNMTTLKPLTPVIDRGMALHKMIRLLTHGLGGEGYLNFEGNEFGHPEWLDFPRAGNNNSFWYARRQLNLTEDHLLRYKFLNTFDKLMNHCEERYGWLHAPQAYISLKHEGDKVIVFERAGLVFVFNFHTHESFKDYRIGVDVPGTYKIVLNSDSEAVGGHNRIDENTRFFTTPMEWNGRKNWTHVYIPCRTAIVLALAE, encoded by the exons ATGGCAGCTCAACCAGACGAGCAGACGGTTCCCCAGGATGGCACAG GCGTCGTCAAGCTAGACCCCTGGCTAGCCCCATTTAGCGATGCGCTGAAGCGGCGATATTCCAAGGCGCAGGATTggattaaagttataaatgaCAATGAAGGTGGCTTCGATAAGTTCTCGAAG GGCACTGATATCTTCGGCTTCAATGTGGACGAGAAAAACAACATCATCTACCGCGAGTGGGCGCCCAACGCCGAGCAGGCGTACCTCATCGGTGATTTCA ATGGTTGGAACATGACGTCCCACCcaatgaagaagaacgaaTTTGGCGTGTTTGAGATCATTGTTCCAGCCGAAAACGGCCAGAAGGCCATACCCCATAATTCTAAAATCAAG ATCTCCCTCGTTCTCCCCGGAGGCCATCGAATTGATCGCCTGCCAGCATGGATCAAATATGTCACTCAAGACCTTTCTGTTTCGCCAGTATATGACGCTCGATTCTGGAACCCGGAGCCTGCAGAGAAGTATTCTTTCAAGCACCCGCGACCAAAAAGGCCTCAGAGCATCCGAGTGTATGAAGCTCACGTCGGAATTTCTTCTCCAGAGCAGCGCGTCACTACATATGACGAGTTCACCGACAATTTGCTTCCCAGAATTAAAGACCTCGGCTATAATGCTATCCAATTGATGGCTATTATGGAACATGCTTACTATGCTAGCTTCGGATACCAGGTCAACAGCTTTTTTGCTGCGAGCAGCCGCTATGGAACTCCTGAAGGTTTGAAAAGGCTTGTCGATACTGCCCATAAATTGGGCATCGTCGTACTCCTAGACGTGGTTCATAGCCATGCGTCAAAGAATGTACTTGATGGACTCAACCAATTTGATGGAACCGACCACCAGTACTTTCACAGTGGAGGAAAAGGTAACCACGACCTTTGGGATAGTAGACTCTTTAACTACGGCCATCACGAGGTGATGCGATTTCTACTGAGCAATCTACGATTTTGGATGGATGAGTATCACTTTGATGGCTTCCGCTTCGATGGCGTCACCAGTATGCTCTACCTACACCATGGAATTGGAAC TGGGTTTTCTGGCGGATACCATGAATACTTTGGACCTGATGTCGACGAGGAGGCGGTTGTATACCTGATGGTTGCCAACGAGATGCTACACTCACTCTATCCCGAGTGTGTAACTGTCGCCGAGGATGTGTCTGGAATGCCTGCTCTGTGTCTTCCTTTATCGCTCGGTGGCGTGGGTTTCGACTACCGCCTTGCCATGGCCATTCCCGATATGTGGATCAAGATTCTCAAGGAGCGCAAAGATGAACAGTGGGATCTTGCCAACATATGCTTCACTTTAACTAACAGACGTCATGGTGAAAAGACCATAGCATATTGTGAGAGTCATGATCAAGC GCTTGTCGGAGACAAAACATTGATGATGCATCTATGCGATGCGCAATTATATGATAACATGACCACTCTAAAGCCTCTGACGCCTGTTATTGACCGTGGAATGGCGCTCCACAAGATGATTCGACTTCTTACACATGGATTGGGTGGTGAGGGCTACCTTAACTTTGAAGGTAACGAATTCGGTCATCCTGAATGGCTTGATTTCCCTCGAGCAGGAAACAACAACTCGTTTTGGTACGCTCGTCGGCAACTGAACCTCACGGAGGATCATCTCCTTCGATACAAATTCCTCAACACCTTTGACAAGTTGATGAACCACTGTGAAGAACGTTATGGCTGGCTCCACGCTCCCCAGGCCTACATCTCCTTGAAGCATGAAGGCGACAAGGTCATTGTATTCGAGAGAGCGGgacttgtttttgttttcaatTTCCATACCCACGAAAGCTTCAAAGACTACCGCATTGGCGTTGACGTCCCTGGAACCTACAAGATAGTCCTGAACAGCGACTCAGAAGCGGTAGGCGGTCACAACAGGATCGATGAAAATACTCGCTTCTTTACAACGCCCATGGAGTGGAATGGACGGAAAAATTGGACTCATGTGTACATCCCATGCCGAACTGCTATA GTGTTGGCCTTGGCTGAGTGA